A single genomic interval of Methylocystis sp. IM3 harbors:
- a CDS encoding thymidylate synthase yields MRPYLDLLDKILREGVRKEDRTGTGALSIFGHQMRFDLASGFPLVTTKRVHVKSVIHELLWFLKGETNIAYLRENGVTIWDEWADGNGDLGPVYGAQWRAWPAPSGEVIDQIAWLVDEIRRNPFSRRLIVTAWNPAEIDRMALPPCHCLFQFHVAEVDGKKRLSCQLYQRSADVFLGVPFNIASYALLTHMVAQATGCVAGDFIHSFGDAHLYLNHLEQARLQLTRAPRPLPRLRLNPAVNSLFDFRYEDISVEGYDPWPAISAPISV; encoded by the coding sequence ATGCGTCCCTATCTCGACCTGCTCGACAAAATTCTGCGCGAGGGCGTCCGAAAGGAGGACCGCACGGGCACGGGCGCCCTCTCCATCTTCGGGCATCAGATGCGCTTCGATCTCGCTTCGGGCTTTCCGCTCGTGACGACAAAGCGGGTACATGTAAAATCGGTCATCCACGAATTACTGTGGTTTCTCAAGGGCGAAACAAATATCGCCTACCTTCGGGAAAACGGCGTCACGATCTGGGACGAATGGGCCGACGGAAACGGCGACCTCGGGCCAGTCTATGGCGCCCAGTGGCGCGCCTGGCCGGCGCCGTCCGGCGAGGTCATCGACCAGATCGCCTGGCTCGTGGACGAGATCAGACGCAACCCCTTCTCACGCCGGCTGATCGTCACCGCCTGGAACCCGGCGGAGATCGACAGAATGGCGCTCCCGCCGTGCCACTGCCTGTTTCAATTCCACGTCGCCGAAGTCGATGGAAAAAAACGCCTGTCCTGCCAGCTTTATCAGCGCTCGGCCGATGTCTTCCTCGGGGTTCCCTTCAACATCGCAAGCTACGCCCTCCTCACCCATATGGTGGCGCAGGCGACAGGCTGCGTCGCGGGGGATTTCATCCACAGTTTCGGCGACGCGCATCTTTACCTGAATCACCTGGAGCAGGCGCGGCTGCAACTGACCCGCGCGCCGAGGCCCCTGCCCCGACTGAGGCTAAACCCGGCCGTCAACTCGCTTTTCGACTTCCGCTACGAGGACATCTCGGTCGAGGGTTACGACCCCTGGCCAGCGATCTCCGCTCCCATCTCTGTCTGA
- a CDS encoding dihydrofolate reductase, with protein sequence MKPKLVVVVARAQNGVIGVGNGLPWRLSTDLKRYKARTWGRPMIMGRRTWDSIGRPLPGRESVVVTRRPDFAAPGAHVARSIDESLELARRIAREMGSDEIIVAGGAEIYRALLDQTAIIELTEVDLDLPGDAHFPALHPAEWEEIARDAPPRGEKDEADFAFVTLLRRDLRKA encoded by the coding sequence ATGAAACCGAAGCTCGTGGTGGTCGTGGCGCGCGCGCAGAATGGAGTAATCGGGGTCGGCAATGGCCTGCCGTGGCGGCTCTCGACCGATCTGAAACGCTACAAGGCGCGCACTTGGGGCCGACCCATGATCATGGGTCGGCGCACATGGGACTCGATTGGCCGGCCCCTCCCCGGCCGCGAGAGCGTGGTCGTCACGCGTCGGCCGGACTTCGCCGCGCCCGGCGCCCACGTGGCGCGCAGCATCGACGAATCGCTCGAACTCGCCCGCCGAATCGCTCGGGAGATGGGATCGGACGAGATCATTGTGGCTGGCGGGGCGGAAATTTACCGGGCGCTACTCGACCAGACCGCGATAATTGAACTGACCGAGGTCGACCTCGACCTTCCCGGCGACGCCCATTTTCCCGCCCTGCACCCCGCGGAATGGGAGGAAATCGCCCGCGACGCCCCGCCGCGCGGGGAAAAAGACGAAGCCGACTTTGCGTTCGTGACCCTGCTCAGGCGAGACTTGCGCAAGGCGTAA
- a CDS encoding GCG_CRPN prefix-to-repeats domain-containing protein: MNFRTLVASAVLSAGLVLALAPGAARAMPLQKIAGVDAPIEKVWGGCGPYGHRGPWGGCRRGGQWGGWGWRRPYWRRW; encoded by the coding sequence ATGAATTTCAGAACGCTTGTCGCCTCGGCTGTTTTGAGCGCCGGGCTCGTTCTTGCCTTGGCGCCAGGGGCCGCTCGGGCGATGCCGCTCCAGAAGATCGCCGGCGTGGACGCGCCCATCGAGAAGGTTTGGGGCGGCTGCGGCCCTTATGGACATCGCGGCCCATGGGGCGGCTGCCGGCGTGGAGGACAATGGGGCGGCTGGGGCTGGCGCAGGCCGTATTGGCGCCGCTGGTAA
- a CDS encoding amidase — MKADVGAISVVLNEGADGSGSLSGATFVVKENIDVAGQVSTNGHPQWAATHPPARANAVVVDRLLGAGARLVGKAHMDEMAYSLMGANPHYGTPINPADPDRHPGGSSSGSAVAVAAALVNFAIGTDTAGSCRAPAAFCGVFGFRSSHGAIPMEGVIPLAPSLDVIGWFARDLDRMRNVGDALLPPDADDRGYDEAVLLSDAFHGVETAFATTAAPAVDMLKGGRWREGRLDEEFFKTALAHFRNLQAHEAWASHGGWITAQHPTFGKGVEERFAIASKVTADQKKAALAFREETRGRIDALLGETGFLVMPTTPFRAPLLTESEEQLDARRYQMFRLFLIASYFGLPQISLPLPSSEAPVALSFVGRKGTDRQLIALAQRFCARMKK, encoded by the coding sequence ATGAAAGCCGATGTGGGCGCGATCTCGGTCGTTTTGAACGAAGGCGCGGACGGCTCCGGCTCCCTCTCGGGGGCGACCTTTGTCGTCAAGGAGAATATCGACGTCGCGGGCCAGGTCTCGACGAACGGCCATCCGCAATGGGCGGCGACGCATCCGCCAGCGCGCGCCAACGCCGTCGTCGTCGACAGGCTGCTCGGCGCCGGCGCGCGCCTCGTCGGCAAGGCGCATATGGACGAGATGGCCTACAGCCTGATGGGCGCCAATCCACATTACGGCACGCCGATCAATCCGGCGGACCCGGACCGTCACCCCGGCGGCTCGTCCTCCGGCTCCGCCGTGGCTGTCGCCGCCGCCCTCGTGAATTTCGCCATTGGCACCGATACGGCGGGCTCCTGCCGCGCGCCCGCCGCGTTTTGCGGCGTTTTCGGATTCCGCTCGTCCCATGGCGCCATTCCGATGGAGGGCGTCATCCCGCTGGCGCCCTCTCTGGACGTGATCGGCTGGTTCGCGCGCGACCTCGACCGCATGAGAAACGTCGGCGACGCGCTGCTGCCGCCGGACGCGGACGATCGCGGCTATGACGAAGCCGTCCTGCTCAGTGACGCGTTCCACGGCGTCGAGACGGCCTTCGCCACGACCGCCGCCCCGGCGGTCGACATGCTCAAGGGCGGGCGCTGGCGCGAGGGGCGCCTCGACGAGGAGTTCTTCAAGACGGCGCTCGCGCATTTTCGCAATCTCCAGGCGCATGAGGCCTGGGCCTCGCACGGCGGCTGGATCACGGCGCAACATCCGACCTTCGGCAAGGGCGTGGAAGAGCGTTTCGCCATCGCCTCCAAGGTGACGGCAGATCAGAAGAAAGCCGCCCTCGCCTTTCGTGAGGAGACGCGCGGCCGTATCGACGCCCTGCTTGGAGAGACGGGCTTCCTCGTGATGCCGACGACGCCGTTCCGCGCGCCGCTGCTCACCGAGAGCGAAGAGCAGCTCGACGCAAGGCGCTACCAGATGTTCCGGCTGTTCCTGATTGCGAGCTATTTCGGTCTGCCGCAGATCAGCCTGCCATTGCCATCGAGCGAGGCCCCTGTCGCCCTCTCCTTCGTCGGCCGAAAGGGAACCGACCGCCAATTGATCGCGTTGGCCCAGCGGTTTTGCGCGCGGATGAAAAAGTAA
- a CDS encoding arsenate-mycothiol transferase ArsC codes for MTRPQSILFACTMNTVRSPMAEAIARHYFGREIYFASAGLKRGEPDPFAVAAMEEIGVDMSRHRPQTFEDLEDSNFDLIITLSPEAHHKTLEFTRAMAVDVVYWPTPDATVAQGSRDAILSAYRDVRDRLTARIRELLGRAPVAGG; via the coding sequence ATGACGCGACCGCAATCAATACTCTTCGCCTGCACGATGAATACGGTGCGCTCGCCCATGGCGGAAGCGATCGCGCGGCATTACTTCGGGCGCGAAATCTACTTTGCTTCCGCCGGGCTGAAACGCGGCGAGCCCGATCCCTTCGCTGTCGCGGCCATGGAGGAGATCGGCGTCGACATGAGCCGGCACCGGCCGCAGACCTTCGAGGATCTCGAAGACTCGAATTTCGACCTCATCATCACGCTGTCGCCAGAAGCGCATCACAAGACGCTCGAATTCACCCGCGCCATGGCCGTCGATGTCGTCTATTGGCCGACGCCCGACGCGACTGTCGCGCAAGGGTCGCGGGACGCCATTCTTTCCGCCTATCGGGACGTGCGGGACAGGCTGACCGCGCGCATCAGAGAGCTTCTCGGGCGCGCGCCCGTCGCCGGCGGCTGA
- a CDS encoding UPF0262 family protein yields MRAPFRSGSIRSGPRVDAAAQNRLISVTLDENSIGRGSADQEHERAIAVYDLIEDNSFALVGHEAGPYALHISLVDARLVFEIKDSAGVVIITHILSLTPFRRILKDYFLICESYYAAIRTATPSRIEAIDMGRRGLHNEGALLLAERLKGKIETDADTARRLFTLITALHWKG; encoded by the coding sequence ATGCGCGCTCCGTTTCGATCCGGCTCAATTCGCTCGGGGCCTAGGGTGGACGCAGCCGCGCAGAATCGCCTGATTTCGGTCACGCTCGACGAGAATTCGATCGGGCGTGGCTCGGCCGACCAGGAACATGAGCGCGCCATCGCGGTCTACGACCTCATCGAGGACAACAGCTTCGCCCTCGTCGGCCATGAAGCCGGTCCTTACGCGCTGCATATTTCGCTTGTCGACGCGCGGCTCGTCTTCGAGATCAAGGACAGCGCCGGCGTCGTCATCATCACGCATATTTTGTCGCTGACCCCCTTCAGGCGCATTCTGAAGGATTATTTTCTGATCTGCGAAAGCTACTACGCCGCGATACGAACGGCGACGCCGAGCCGCATCGAGGCGATCGACATGGGCCGGCGCGGCCTTCACAACGAGGGGGCCCTGCTTCTTGCCGAGCGTCTCAAGGGCAAGATCGAGACGGACGCCGACACGGCGCGGCGCCTGTTCACACTGATCACGGCGCTGCACTGGAAGGGCTGA
- the hisD gene encoding histidinol dehydrogenase, producing MTLRLDAAAPDFEQQFVALLAMKRESSQDVDATVRAIIEDVVARGDEALIDYSKRFDRIDLAQTGIAVSAAEVTSAESKCSKEQVAALDLALERITAFHEKQKPQDLRYRDAAGVELGWRWSPLDSVGLYVPGGTAAYPSSVLMNVVPAKVAGVKRIVMVVPTPGGHVEPLVLAAARRSGIDEIYRVGGAQAVAALAYGTKTIAPVAKIVGPGNAWVAAAKRRVFGQVGIDMIAGPSEVLVLADKTANPDWIAADLLAQAEHDESAQSILITDSAEIADATVAAVERHLSTLSRHEIAGASWRDYGAVILVEKLSDSLPLANRIAAEHLEIISEDAEELAARVSNAGAIFIGAYTPEAVGDYVGGSNHVLPTARSARFSSGLSVLDFVKRTSILKCDADSLRAIGAAAVTLGDAEGLQAHARSVSIRLNSLGA from the coding sequence ATGACCCTGCGTTTGGACGCCGCCGCCCCTGACTTCGAGCAGCAGTTCGTGGCTCTGCTCGCCATGAAGCGGGAGTCGTCCCAGGATGTCGACGCGACCGTTCGCGCCATCATCGAGGATGTTGTCGCGCGCGGCGACGAGGCGCTGATCGATTATTCCAAGCGGTTCGACCGGATCGACCTCGCGCAGACCGGCATCGCCGTCAGCGCAGCCGAGGTGACGTCGGCGGAATCCAAGTGCTCGAAGGAGCAGGTCGCGGCGCTCGATCTCGCGCTCGAGCGCATCACCGCCTTCCACGAGAAGCAGAAGCCGCAGGATCTGCGCTACCGCGACGCGGCGGGCGTCGAACTCGGCTGGCGCTGGTCGCCGCTCGACTCCGTCGGTCTCTACGTGCCGGGCGGCACGGCGGCCTATCCGTCCTCCGTGCTGATGAATGTCGTGCCGGCGAAGGTCGCGGGCGTGAAGCGCATCGTGATGGTCGTGCCGACGCCCGGCGGCCATGTCGAGCCGCTGGTGCTCGCCGCCGCGCGGCGTTCCGGCATCGATGAGATCTACCGCGTCGGCGGGGCGCAGGCCGTGGCGGCTCTGGCCTATGGAACGAAGACGATCGCGCCTGTCGCCAAGATCGTCGGCCCCGGCAACGCCTGGGTCGCGGCCGCCAAGCGCCGCGTCTTCGGCCAGGTCGGCATCGACATGATCGCCGGCCCTTCCGAGGTGCTGGTGCTCGCCGACAAGACCGCGAACCCCGACTGGATCGCCGCCGATCTTCTCGCGCAGGCGGAGCACGACGAGTCGGCGCAATCCATCCTGATCACTGACAGCGCCGAGATCGCCGACGCCACCGTCGCGGCGGTCGAGCGTCACCTTTCGACCCTCTCGCGCCACGAGATCGCCGGCGCCTCCTGGCGTGACTATGGCGCGGTGATTCTCGTCGAGAAACTCTCGGACTCCCTGCCGCTCGCCAATCGCATCGCGGCCGAGCATCTCGAAATCATCAGCGAGGACGCCGAGGAGCTCGCGGCGCGCGTCTCCAACGCCGGCGCGATCTTCATCGGCGCCTATACGCCGGAGGCCGTCGGCGATTATGTCGGCGGCAGCAATCACGTGCTGCCGACCGCGCGCTCGGCGCGCTTCTCCTCCGGCCTGAGCGTACTCGATTTCGTGAAGCGCACCTCCATCCTAAAATGCGACGCCGACTCGCTGCGCGCCATCGGCGCCGCGGCGGTGACGCTGGGCGACGCCGAGGGCCTCCAGGCGCATGCGCGCTCCGTTTCGATCCGGCTCAATTCGCTCGGGGCCTAG
- a CDS encoding DUF2948 family protein → MAATPLDNSASTPALRLHALDSEDLALLSAHVQDALVRVGDIAYLPGKRRFALVGSRFDWAAEMEGRLERCRAGLHFEGVQRVRCARVSRDEPDAILELLAVTFEPGPEAPGGVVRLTFAGGAAICLDVECVEAQLCDIGPRWKTAARPTHELNVREAGAP, encoded by the coding sequence ATGGCCGCCACACCGCTCGATAACAGCGCCTCGACGCCGGCGCTGCGCTTGCATGCGCTCGACAGCGAAGACCTCGCGCTCCTTTCCGCTCATGTGCAGGACGCGCTGGTGCGCGTCGGCGACATCGCCTATTTGCCGGGCAAGCGCCGCTTTGCGCTCGTGGGCTCGCGCTTCGATTGGGCGGCCGAAATGGAAGGGCGGCTCGAACGCTGCCGGGCCGGGCTGCATTTCGAGGGCGTGCAGCGGGTGCGATGCGCGCGCGTCTCCCGCGACGAGCCCGACGCCATTCTCGAGCTTCTCGCCGTCACCTTCGAGCCGGGTCCAGAGGCTCCGGGAGGCGTTGTTCGCCTGACCTTCGCAGGCGGCGCCGCGATCTGCCTCGATGTCGAATGCGTCGAGGCTCAGCTGTGCGACATCGGGCCACGCTGGAAAACGGCGGCCCGACCCACCCACGAACTCAACGTCCGCGAGGCGGGCGCGCCCTGA
- a CDS encoding VOC family protein, which yields MGEKVKPVPEGAHTLTPHIVCAGAAEAIEFYKKAFGATELMRLPGPDGRLMHASVRIGDSMLMLVDEMPEWGALGPRALKGTPVTIHVAVPNVDEVFAQAVAAGATVKMPVADMFWGDRYGIVVDPFGHEWSIATHVRDMTPEEIAAAGREAMSKGCAEAQKTA from the coding sequence ATGGGCGAGAAGGTGAAGCCGGTCCCGGAGGGCGCGCATACGCTGACGCCTCACATTGTCTGCGCCGGCGCCGCCGAGGCGATCGAATTCTACAAGAAGGCCTTCGGCGCGACGGAGCTGATGCGTCTGCCGGGGCCGGACGGCCGGCTGATGCACGCGAGCGTCAGGATCGGCGACTCGATGCTCATGTTGGTCGATGAAATGCCGGAGTGGGGCGCGCTCGGCCCCAGGGCGCTCAAGGGGACGCCCGTGACGATCCACGTCGCCGTGCCGAATGTCGATGAGGTTTTCGCGCAGGCTGTGGCGGCTGGCGCCACGGTGAAGATGCCCGTCGCCGACATGTTCTGGGGCGATCGATATGGAATCGTCGTCGATCCCTTCGGCCATGAGTGGTCCATCGCCACGCATGTCCGCGACATGACTCCGGAGGAGATCGCCGCAGCCGGCCGCGAGGCGATGAGCAAAGGCTGCGCGGAGGCGCAGAAGACCGCATGA
- a CDS encoding MarR family winged helix-turn-helix transcriptional regulator, with translation MSKSLPLEVVHEIRDACLCLATQRAARQLARRFDWAFAPVGLTNGQFSLMMALNAPQAPTVGRLADFLAMDRTTLTAALKSLERRGLVRVAIHEKDKRARRVSLTDDGRAALEQAVPIWRATHAALEQELAQMDSDALRESLRKIR, from the coding sequence ATGTCAAAGTCGCTTCCCCTCGAGGTCGTCCATGAGATTCGAGACGCTTGCCTCTGCCTCGCGACGCAAAGGGCGGCGCGTCAGCTTGCGCGGCGCTTCGACTGGGCCTTTGCGCCGGTCGGACTCACCAATGGGCAGTTTTCGCTGATGATGGCGCTGAACGCCCCGCAGGCGCCGACCGTCGGCAGGCTTGCCGACTTTCTCGCCATGGACCGCACGACGCTGACGGCCGCGCTCAAATCGCTGGAGAGGCGCGGGCTCGTGCGGGTCGCCATCCATGAGAAGGACAAGCGCGCGCGGCGCGTGTCGCTCACCGACGACGGGCGCGCCGCCCTCGAGCAGGCGGTCCCGATCTGGCGCGCGACTCATGCGGCTCTGGAGCAGGAGCTCGCACAAATGGATAGCGACGCGCTTCGCGAATCGCTTCGTAAAATCCGCTGA
- a CDS encoding VOC family protein: MHAKVRTCLAFRDQAEEAARFYVSLLPGSELETVFRPNPGEPALTALFTLAGTPYQALNMGDYVTLNDAVSISVMTKDQEETDRLWAALLADGGAENRCGWLKDRFGLSWQIVPEVLPRLLTAEDRAAAGRAMQAMLGMVKLDIAGLEAAFKG; this comes from the coding sequence ATGCATGCAAAAGTGCGGACCTGCCTGGCTTTTCGCGATCAGGCCGAGGAAGCGGCCCGCTTTTACGTCTCGCTCCTGCCCGGTTCGGAACTCGAGACCGTCTTTCGGCCGAACCCCGGCGAGCCGGCGCTGACGGCCCTCTTCACCCTCGCAGGTACGCCCTATCAGGCGCTGAACATGGGCGATTACGTCACGCTGAACGACGCCGTCTCGATCTCGGTGATGACCAAGGATCAGGAAGAAACCGACCGGCTTTGGGCGGCGCTGCTCGCTGACGGCGGCGCCGAGAATCGATGCGGCTGGCTGAAAGACCGTTTCGGCCTCTCCTGGCAGATCGTGCCCGAAGTCCTGCCGCGCCTGCTGACGGCGGAGGACCGCGCCGCCGCCGGGCGCGCAATGCAGGCGATGCTCGGCATGGTCAAGCTCGACATCGCCGGGCTGGAAGCCGCCTTCAAGGGATGA
- a CDS encoding DUF6494 family protein produces the protein MDEDAFNMAVRKFLKEVGVTSQREIERVVREHKVNGGKLKLRMTLTAEGTPLEHVIDTEIDVS, from the coding sequence ATGGACGAAGACGCGTTCAACATGGCGGTTCGCAAGTTCCTCAAGGAGGTGGGCGTCACCTCCCAGCGGGAGATCGAGCGCGTCGTGCGCGAGCACAAGGTCAACGGCGGCAAGTTGAAATTGCGCATGACGCTGACCGCCGAGGGAACGCCGCTCGAACATGTGATTGATACGGAAATCGACGTGTCCTGA
- a CDS encoding adenylosuccinate synthase has protein sequence MANVAVVGAQWGDEGKGKIVDWLSLEADVVVRFQGGHNAGHTLVIDSTTYKLALLPSGIVRPGKLSVIGNGVVVDPHFLVGEIDRLRGQGVEITPQNFKVAENAPLILSLHRELDAHREDAAGGGAKIGTTKRGIGPAYEDKVGRRSIRLMDLAEPDTLDDKIARALAHHDPLRRGLGLPPVDPAALREELLSIAPKILPFMDAVWDLLDEQRRAGKRILFEGAQGVLLDVDHGTYPYVTSSNTVAASAASGSGLGPGAIGYVLGIAKAYTTRVGGGPFPTELHDAIGELIGDRGHEFGTNTGRRRRCGWFDAVLTRQAVKTSGINGIALTKLDILDGFDEIKICTHYMLDGKQIDRLPASQSAQARVTPVYESFPGWQETTSGARSWAELPAQAIKYVRRIEELIGAPVALLSTSPERDDTILVHNPFQD, from the coding sequence ATGGCGAATGTAGCGGTGGTCGGCGCCCAGTGGGGCGACGAGGGCAAGGGCAAGATCGTCGACTGGCTCTCGCTGGAGGCGGATGTCGTCGTGCGCTTCCAGGGCGGCCACAACGCGGGCCATACGCTCGTCATCGACAGCACGACCTACAAGCTCGCGCTGCTGCCTTCCGGCATCGTGCGGCCGGGCAAGCTCTCCGTTATCGGCAATGGCGTCGTGGTCGATCCGCATTTTCTCGTCGGCGAGATCGACCGGCTGCGGGGGCAGGGCGTCGAAATTACGCCGCAGAATTTCAAGGTCGCCGAGAACGCGCCGCTGATCCTCTCGCTTCATCGCGAGCTCGACGCCCATCGCGAGGACGCGGCCGGGGGCGGCGCCAAGATCGGCACCACCAAGCGCGGCATCGGTCCGGCTTACGAGGACAAGGTCGGCCGCCGCTCGATCCGCCTGATGGACCTCGCCGAGCCCGATACGCTCGACGACAAGATCGCCCGGGCGCTCGCTCATCACGACCCGCTGCGCCGCGGGCTCGGCCTGCCGCCGGTCGATCCGGCGGCGCTCCGCGAGGAGCTTCTGTCCATCGCGCCGAAAATCCTGCCCTTCATGGACGCGGTCTGGGATCTGCTGGACGAACAGCGTCGCGCCGGCAAGCGCATCCTTTTCGAGGGCGCGCAGGGCGTTCTGCTCGATGTTGACCACGGCACTTATCCCTATGTGACATCCTCCAACACGGTCGCCGCCTCGGCGGCGAGCGGCTCGGGCCTCGGGCCGGGCGCCATCGGCTATGTTCTCGGGATCGCCAAGGCTTACACGACCCGCGTCGGCGGCGGGCCGTTTCCGACGGAACTCCACGACGCCATCGGCGAACTGATCGGCGACAGGGGCCATGAGTTCGGCACCAATACGGGGCGCCGGCGCCGCTGCGGCTGGTTCGACGCCGTGCTCACGCGGCAGGCGGTGAAGACCTCCGGCATCAATGGCATTGCGCTGACGAAGCTCGACATTCTCGACGGCTTCGACGAGATCAAGATCTGCACCCATTACATGCTGGATGGAAAACAGATCGACCGGCTGCCGGCGTCGCAATCCGCGCAGGCGCGGGTGACGCCCGTTTACGAGAGCTTCCCCGGCTGGCAGGAGACAACGAGCGGCGCCCGCAGCTGGGCGGAACTGCCGGCGCAGGCGATCAAATATGTCCGCCGCATCGAGGAGCTGATCGGCGCGCCGGTGGCGCTGCTCTCGACGAGCCCCGAGCGCGACGACACGATCCTGGTTCACAACCCCTTCCAGGACTGA
- a CDS encoding SH3 domain-containing protein: protein MSPCAQAQDASQVLRVSFKDGRAVVRGAVKGYDTHDYVFPAGAGESIKIRLTSRKAFFNVNPPGSEEALFNGSIAGSIFTGEAAISGDYTARVYLMRNEARRGTVSPYTLAIEVGQKKAAAEKGPDFADGLTGGPDYWQVTGVPAGDALKIRATPSPKARLAADAPNGAALRNLGCRNTGGQRWCRVEDARKQAGWVNGRYLREGPGPDGQAR, encoded by the coding sequence TTGTCGCCCTGCGCCCAAGCGCAGGACGCGTCGCAAGTTCTTCGGGTCTCTTTCAAGGACGGACGCGCCGTCGTCAGGGGCGCCGTGAAGGGCTACGACACGCATGACTACGTCTTCCCCGCTGGCGCAGGCGAGTCGATCAAGATCAGACTCACGAGCCGCAAAGCCTTCTTCAACGTGAACCCGCCGGGCTCGGAGGAGGCGCTCTTCAATGGCTCTATCGCGGGCTCGATCTTCACAGGCGAGGCGGCCATCAGCGGCGATTACACCGCCCGCGTCTATCTCATGCGCAATGAGGCGCGCCGGGGCACGGTCTCCCCCTACACACTCGCGATCGAAGTCGGACAAAAGAAAGCAGCGGCGGAAAAAGGCCCTGATTTCGCCGATGGGCTCACGGGCGGCCCGGATTACTGGCAGGTGACGGGTGTTCCGGCCGGGGACGCGCTCAAGATTCGGGCGACGCCCTCGCCGAAGGCAAGGCTCGCCGCGGACGCGCCGAATGGGGCGGCGCTCAGGAATCTTGGTTGCCGCAACACGGGTGGCCAGCGCTGGTGCCGCGTGGAAGACGCCCGCAAACAGGCCGGCTGGGTGAACGGGCGCTATCTGCGGGAGGGGCCAGGGCCCGATGGTCAGGCCCGGTGA
- the rlmH gene encoding 23S rRNA (pseudouridine(1915)-N(3))-methyltransferase RlmH — MRLGLICVGRLKAGPEREIYARYAERIAALRRIGLEGLDLRELDESKARNAAERMAREAEDMLAVLPADAGLVVFDERGRAADSAAFANFIGRERDAGRKALWFAVGGSEGLDASIRARATTVFSFGAMTLPHQLVRILAAEQIYRAMTILSGHPYHRA; from the coding sequence GTGCGATTGGGGCTCATTTGCGTGGGTCGGCTGAAGGCTGGTCCCGAGCGAGAGATTTACGCGCGCTACGCCGAGCGCATCGCCGCACTGCGGCGCATCGGCCTGGAAGGGCTCGACCTCAGGGAACTGGACGAAAGCAAGGCCAGGAACGCCGCCGAGCGCATGGCGCGGGAGGCGGAAGACATGCTGGCGGTCCTCCCGGCCGACGCCGGGCTCGTCGTCTTCGACGAGCGGGGCAGGGCGGCGGATAGCGCGGCCTTCGCGAACTTCATCGGCCGCGAGCGAGACGCCGGCCGCAAGGCGCTCTGGTTTGCCGTGGGTGGTTCGGAAGGGCTAGACGCCAGTATCCGCGCGCGGGCGACAACGGTCTTTTCGTTCGGGGCGATGACGCTGCCGCATCAACTCGTGCGCATTCTGGCGGCCGAGCAGATTTACCGGGCCATGACAATCCTGTCGGGCCATCCCTATCACCGGGCCTGA
- the rsfS gene encoding ribosome silencing factor, producing MRIATLSTSVQPGAGRPSQPRIGAKAPPGGSIVQNVLKALDETKAEDVISIDLRGKTALADEMIIATGRSTVHVGAIADKAVRALKDAGVVARIEGLPQCDWVLIDAGDVIVHIFRPEVRQFYNLEKMWGGDRPVEIRLV from the coding sequence ATGAGGATTGCAACGCTGTCGACGAGTGTTCAACCGGGAGCGGGACGCCCCTCCCAGCCGAGGATCGGCGCCAAAGCGCCGCCAGGCGGCTCGATCGTGCAAAATGTTCTCAAGGCTCTGGACGAAACAAAGGCCGAGGACGTCATCTCCATCGATCTGCGCGGAAAGACCGCCCTCGCCGATGAAATGATCATCGCGACCGGGCGCTCGACCGTGCATGTCGGAGCCATCGCCGACAAGGCGGTCCGGGCTCTCAAGGATGCGGGCGTCGTCGCGCGCATCGAGGGCCTGCCCCAGTGCGACTGGGTGCTGATCGACGCCGGCGACGTCATCGTCCACATTTTCCGTCCCGAGGTGCGCCAGTTCTACAACCTCGAGAAGATGTGGGGCGGCGACCGGCCTGTCGAGATTCGGCTCGTTTGA